The segment AaggaatatgtatttttttgttttgttcaattttactttatatttttttgttgttttctttagattttattttaatggagAGTGAGAGTACCAAGAATTgataacaaaaatacaatattcATTCTCTatgataataaaaatctaaagagTATCAATTGATAACGGAATTGGTATAAGAATCTCTTTATTACGCTCTATAATCTCTTAATAATATAGCAATTATCATTGATAATTACTATTGCTAAATGTAGTACAAACTATAATAGAACATGTGTATTTGATACTCATGTAAATACTCCCCATAGTAGACCCCAAAACAATGGTGAGTATGAGTAATGGGAGCATAAAAAGTAATTGTAAACACTCATACTCTTGCATAAATATTATACCGCAAGTAAAAtgcaataacaaattaaattatattaatgagCAGAAAAAAATGAACGACTctctttaataaaatgtttattgctTAAGTTTTCGGGCGaaacataacaataacaacaacagtctTATTTCTTATcagttcaataaaaaaataaataaaaacaacaaaaacaaaattatattttatttatttttttttcttatttttcttatattagtTTCACTTGTTGtttgctaaaaaaaacatttattaggtattttggttattattttcactaaaacaatgcagttttttctctctttctttATGTAATAAATAACTTCTCTTatcgttgttattgttttaaaaggaattaagccattaactttttttaatttccttataAACCTCGtgctaatttataaattatgcgAGTCCACTTCAATtccaaatatttaacttttctcTTTATTATCAGCTGATAAACActtatacaaacaaatacattttatgcttatctttattaattttataagtatttacctaatacatacatatcaacTGATATTTAGTCTATAGATAAAAAACCtttgtggttgttgttattgtctttAGTGCTAATGGAAGTTGGAGGAACAAGAAGgggtaataaaaatttatttacgcGTATATTATTCTATCATTAGTTCTTTAGGTACATGTGTTATTTTACGAATAAGTATTATGTACGACGACTATTACTATTAAAAGTTGATAAtaagcatttaaataaaatatattgttttttattataaaaaatcaacaaaaaataaaagttcatCTAAGTTCATAAagtaatcttttaaaatttacattaagtTTGCTGGTGGTCgttgaataatattttcaatatgatTTTACAAAACTGTTGTAAAACAATCATGTTTACTTTGTAGAACACGtgtgttatttttaacatttaatgcaCGAAAACAATTGATTGATTATTGCGATAATTAACCCATGTTTAGCGTTACGAATTACAGCCATTAGGCGTGgtttaataactaactaactaactaaccaactaactaactaactaactaactaactaactaactaactaactaactaactaactaactaactaactaactaactaactaaccaacNNNNNNNNNNNNNNNNNNNNNNNNNNNNNNNNNNNNNNNNNNNNNNNNNNNNNNNNNNNNNNNNNNNNNNNNNNNNNNNNNNNNNNNNNNNNNNNNNNNNtagactatgactagactatgactagactatgactagactatgactagactatgactagactatgactagactatgactagactatgactagactatgactatgactattactaaaaacaattattttagatatgtactttttaaattcaatCATCTATAAGCTATTTGAAACAGATGCAAACAATTCTCATGATATTTATCTCATAGTATATTAAACTATGTGCTTTGTGAACGTATAAACTCGAACTAAgttgaaaaatacataaatgctTTTTGATTTATAGTCAGTACAGCTTTTATTGATGATAATATGCAACATTTTGCACAAAGCGAACATGTTTTATTGAAGAATGTATTAAAGCTATATTTTTTAAGCCTCTGTTTAAAATTCatgaacttttttaaacattgtaattatttttgatttattttaaatatataaaagtttcaGTAAAATTGCATGTTTCGGACTTTATTCTATAATTTATAAgaacacaattttttacaatttgtacAAAGTTTCACTATTTAgcttctatattatagaaaatttcgaaagtaatatttgaagaaaagtactataaaatacctctaatagattataatttaatcaaaaattttatgtttctgagttcaatattatatacaattcaaaaaatataatttgataaatgaaaaagtaccaaaagtgccTTTCAGTAGATTCTCATTCACTCAGGTCcctacattttacattttattttcaataaatttgttcaatatcgtaaaaatattaaaaagaaccatcggaaaaacgaaaaagtacaaaaatctctgttaacaaattatcatttaataactgtgtgttccggttaaccattataaaagtaccatttgaagaatagaagaGTATCAAATAGTCCCCACTTACAAAATATTagtcagtcaagaccatgttgtctcttaaataattttattcaatgaggactctgtatgtttaataatcatgtgttttgagttcatattaaagaacatacaaagagtatcatttgaaggaagaaaaagtaccaaaaatggaataaagtactaataaaaagagtacaattttTCGCTTTTTTGCTTAGAAAtgtactttttcgagaattaagtttacgaaatgttccgtatttaaatctatataacaCAGATAAAGCTCAAAGGATTCAAATATGCATTAATTTGTTCCAGAAAAttagtgctttcaaaaagtaccatacaatttacttgaatttggtcctatataagCCTtggtactcgaattccaaaatattaatataccaacagcttattttatgtgtgtaaatgtactaataaaattaaatatcccgtttttttctttttggtacttttttccccagtgaaatagcaaaaattttattacaataaatactacagagttagtccgtaatttaataagaataattaaataaaccgaaaaagttttcttaatgtgctaaaaaaaagtaccataaatacagttttctcccttttacacccaaaaaggactgaattttaaaaaagtacgaaacaggtgtctcataattttgggagatgtatccaaaatatttagaaaaattttattatgttaattagttcaaaagttataaggggccaaaaaaggtaccaaaatcacctttgttacaggGGTAAAAACCCCTTTAAAgtacgaatttaaaaaaagtgccagacacccatctgctcattttaagagtagatacaggtgcattttaaatttttcttgtatcactagtattgtgtaagataattaagaaaccctgttttacccgtttttcccctttttacccgtaaatgtataaatttccaaaaatccctccttagtggatctacataaccaaaaacacatttactgtcaaaatttcatgattctaggttcagccgtttgggctgtgcgatgatgaatcagtcagtcagtaacgctactcttttatatatatatagattaaatttcataatctaatctatgtgcttattttaaaaaatagtgtgaaatattttctttaaaacatttggtttaacaaacaaaaaataactagaactgaactagatggACCagatttaccaaaaattttataaattagatttcaaaaaaattcagtaataaaattatataatatgaagcctctttaattgttttatagtaTTATCAACAAaggattttgtataaatttttcaagATCTTAATTGAAATTGACAAGTTTTAATTCATTATGGCAAAATAAGTTAGGATTAAAAATTTCAGGCAgtctattttcataaaaatatttcaaatgtccCGCTAGTTTGCCGGAAATGTGAAAAGCTAGGAATATTTTGAtgatattgtaaataaaaattttgctgaaaaaaaaacgaaacaaaagtGAAATTAGAATTTATGGAACAAGTAACTTAgactcttttttttaatataatatttaaacttacatttttagtattttcctGCTTCTTGGTATGGTCTTTGGATCTTccttaaacaaatgttttcttaTGCTATACACCATTGGAAAGCAAAatccaacatttttaaaatagtatttacCAGCCAGTATTACATCCACATCAAAATCCgtactaataaataaataaattaataataattataataatcaaaatatttctaattctCTTTAGTTTGAACTGTTacccttttaaaattttcaacatttcttCGGCATGTGTTATGCCCGCActaaaatagttattaaaaagaaaaggcTTCAAAACTTCCAAAGTAATAAACATCTTGCGGTGTACCCGCATAAGAGCAGGTTTTCGTCCACTTAATATCAAACCAAAATCGGCCAATAGTGAAGGCAAAAGATGTAAAAATAAAACCTGCAATTAatcttagtttttaaataacaccattttaaaataatattcttgttaccaaaatgaaatacaaaagaCTATTATTCGTGTAATATACACCAGGTATTAGAAAGTTTTTCTCAAAAGGCGCTTCAAGCCAAAGATTATAATTTTCCATGATGTCAATATACTGACAAAATGTTACTTCGGTATGGGTACAAGATGATCCATTATAAACCGGTATTTTAtctggtttatttttatacaattgagCCGTTTTGTAGGCATAATAACACAAAGTCTTGACGCAAACATCTTGTGGTGACAAGTCGATTCTAGTTCTTTTGTCAATATGAAGGCCCTTTAAAATACCAGCCGCTGCAAGGGCAAATAAACCCATAGCACCCATTAAAGAAGGCGAATACCCTGGTTCCGGTTCCTCAATGGCaaacaaaactaataaataaaatatttctcagTAGTgtcacatatttaaaaaaaataataaaaaaataaaacttacctACAGATGGTCGGTAAATTCCCACCGGCAACTTATCTTTAAAGTCATTTACCAAAGATTCCGccatattttttgtgaaacaaTATGTATTTGGAAAACCTATAATTAGCCTGAACCAAAACTAACATTAACTATCTGTCTTATAAAGTTCAATTTTCATATTACTTTCTCGTAATCACATCCAATAGTTCTTCCGGAATGTCCTTTCTATTTAACAAATCCAAGCAAAACCTCCAATTCATTGGTGATTCATAAACTCTCTCTTCCACATACTCCACATAAGGATTACTGAAGAATGTCGAAACATGCATAAACACTTTCAAATGCTTAAGGGTTTCGGCAAATCTAAGAGTTTCCAAAGTACCTCCTACATTTACTCTTAGCGCATCCCTTAAGGGTTCATCAAATCGTACTGTAGCAGCGCAGTGAAAAACAATGGAAACATTTTCCATTATCTTTTGATATTCGGGTGTAATGCCCAAAAATGGCACAACGGCATCACCGGGTATGGGCACTAGTTTCTTGTCCAATTCATTTGGTTTTTGTAACTTAAGCTTGTTAAAAATCTAATATAAAGAATGATAAATTTTTGTGTGCTTAAAATTATccagaactaaactgaactagaactgaactagaactgaactagaactgaactagaactgaactagaactgaactagaactgaactagaactgaactagaactgaactagaNNNNNNNNNNNNNNNNNNNNNNNNNNNNNNNNNNNNNNNNNNNNNNNNNNNNNNNNNNNNNNNNNNNNNNNNNNNNNNNNNNNNNNNNNNNNNNNNNNNNttctagttcagttctagttcagttctagttcagttctagttcagttctacttcagttctagttcagttctagttcagttctagttcagttctagttcagttcttgttctaatttagttctaatttagttctaatttagttctggTTCAAGGTCTAGTGCATTTCTATTATTTGACAAGAGCTGCATCGTTTGCAATTATTTGCAGGTGTTTTAtggttattgtattttttacacaggtcaataaaaataaaattacgcAAGAAAATTCTAtccaacaaaatttattttaatttttaatgtctGATTTTAAACCAATGACAAAGTATCTGGTAAATGGTGAAAAGATCAAGATTTAGTTactaactttttatttatatttaaatataatgaaattttaatcatttttctatatttatctgGAAACTACAAAACATTagtatacttaatattaattaaattatttaaacgatAAGATTTATTAAACGATAACTTAGTTATAGTGATTAGATTTACCAAGAAAGtatgaagaaaaataatttgataaaaaaagtacttaggtattttaatcaaaaacaattTGATAAGAATGAtttctttatcagaaaaaaaaactgttttgtcTGACTACTAAGTCAACAATTTTCATGTATGGATATCTCTAGCCACGgcataaagttttataaaatttgcttaaattatacgaaaatgttgaatattacaTAGTCCCATTATTATGgcacacatttaaataaaatgacttcc is part of the Lucilia cuprina isolate Lc7/37 chromosome 3, ASM2204524v1, whole genome shotgun sequence genome and harbors:
- the LOC111674796 gene encoding fatty acyl-CoA reductase wat gives rise to the protein MENVSIVFHCAATVRFDEPLRDALRVNVGGTLETLRFAETLKHLKVFMHVSTFFSNPYVEYVEERVYESPMNWRFCLDLLNRKDIPEELLDVITRKLIIGFPNTYCFTKNMAESLVNDFKDKLPVGIYRPSVVLFAIEEPEPGYSPSLMGAMGLFALAAAGILKGLHIDKRTRIDLSPQDVCVKTLCYYAYKTAQLYKNKPDKIPVYNGSSCTHTEVTFCQYIDIMENYNLWLEAPFEKNFLIPGVYYTNNSLLYFILVLFLHLLPSLLADFGLILSGRKPALMRVHRKMFITLEVLKPFLFNNYFSAGITHAEEMLKILKGTDFDVDVILAGKYYFKNVGFCFPMVYSIRKHLFKEDPKTIPRSRKILKIKIFIYNIIKIFLAFHISGKLAGHLKYFYENRLPEIFNPNLFCHNELKLVNFN